The DNA sequence CTGCGTGAGGTGATGACCCGATGCGCGGCAGACGGGGATACCTACCTCGTCGGCGACTCCGCCGGCGGAGGACTGGCGGTCGCGGCCACCCGCTCGTGGATCGACGCGGCAGGGAAGCCGCCCGTCGGGCTGTCGCTGATCGCGCCGTGGCTCGACATCGCGCTCGACAACCCGGGAATCGACGTCGTCGAACCCTCCGATCCGTGGCTCACCCGGGTCGGGCTGCGGATCTGCGGGCGGTCATGGGCCGGCGAGGTGCCGCCCGACGATTACCGGGTCAGCCCGATCCACGCCGCGTTCGACGACTTCCCACCCGTCGACCTCTACGTCGGTGACCGCGACATCACCG is a window from the Mycolicibacterium litorale genome containing:
- a CDS encoding alpha/beta hydrolase fold domain-containing protein, translating into MIYLHGGAYVGEIQKQHWDLIADLADGVGVRVIVPLYGLAPDHHVDEALALLREVMTRCAADGDTYLVGDSAGGGLAVAATRSWIDAAGKPPVGLSLIAPWLDIALDNPGIDVVEPSDPWLTRVGLRICGRSWAGEVPPDDYRVSPIHAAFDDFPPVDLYVGDRDITVADCRLLRHRMPAGRLRYHEEPGAVHVYPLLPVPEGRAARTELISHIRSTLRA